The DNA sequence CTGGCGGAGCCCAGGGCGGTCGCGGCGACGATTCGCCGCCCCAGACCCCGGCTCCGACCCCGAGGCCGACCCCCGACGCTGCTCCGGCTCCCGCCCCCGACCCGGGTGACGGTGCGCCCGACGAGCCTCTCGACCCGAGCGACCCGATGTCACCCGAGTACAACCCCTACCTCGTGCCCGGTGATCCCGCCTTCGTGGGCGACGATGAGAAGTCGGCCTGGCTCGGTCGCGAGGCCGTGGTGCGATCGTGCATGGCGGATGCCGGGTATCAGTATCTCGACTGGCAGTGGTGGCTCGGCGGCAGCCCCCAGCCCGACGGCCTCTCGGCCGATGAGGCCGCGGCCTGGTCGACCGCGCTCCGTGGCGCACCCGATTCCGGCGACGGATGCCGCGCACAGGCGCAGCGCGCAGCAGAAGACGCCGCGGCGGCCGGCACGCCGCTCAGCGCGCCCGTGCCCCCGGTTCCCGGCCCCGAGGTGCCGACGCCGCGTGAGGACTGGCTCGCCTTCCAGAGCGAGGTGCGCGCGTGCATGTCCGACGCGGGCCTCGAGTACCGCTACTGGGAGAACTGGAACCCCGACTACGACTCGACCGAGGGCTCGCCCGCGATGCCCACCGGCATGGATGCCGCGGCGATCGCCGCGTGGAACACGGCGGCCTTCGGCGACGCGAGCGACACGAACGCCGGCGGCGGGTGCTGGGCGACGGGCCTCGAGACGAGCGGATACCGCACGTTCGACGCGTGAGCCGCCCGCCGGCGATGCCGCATGCCGGTGGCCGCCCGAGCGCGGATCGGCGCCCTGGACGCCCTAGACCTCCTTCCAGAAGGCGAGCAGTTCGCGCGCGACGGCGTCGGGCTGTTCGAGCGGAATCAACGTGCGCGCCCGGGTGATCGTCGTGGCCCGCGCGCCCGGCGTGAGCGAGGCGGCACGCTCGGCATCGTCGGGCGACCAGTCGCCGCGGTCGTCGCTCGCGAGGTAGAGGCTCGGGACGCAGATGCGGGGCAGGAGCTCCGACACGTCGACCCGGTCGAGGATGAACGACTGCAGCGCGAGCGCCATGCCGGCCTTCGTCGGCCGGGCGAGGCTGTGAAGGACGACGGGGAGGATGTCAGGGTCGGATGCCGAGGCATCCGTCAGCATCGCCTCGATCACGGCCGAGCGCACCGGCCCGACGGCGCCGAAGGCCTGCAGCAGCGGCTTCAACACGTGGATCTTCCGGCGGAGAGCAGGGGCGATCGGCTCGACCGGCGCGCTGATCGCGACGAACGACCGCAGCACGCCCGGCTGCGTCGCGAGCTCGTAGCCGACGTGGCCGCCGAAGGCGTTGCCCACCCAATCGACGGGCCCACGCACCGCGAGCGAGTCGAGCGCGTCGCGTGCAGCGGAGGCCGCCTCGACGATCGAGCTGCGTCGGTGCAGCGGTTCGTTGCGTCCGAGCCCGGGCGGGTCGATCAGCAGGTACCGGCGGTCGGGTGCCTCGCGGCGCAGGATCGGCAGCACGCGGTCCCACGTGCGGCTGTCGACGAACATCGACGACCAGCACACGGTCGGTCGGCCGTCGACGGGCCCGGACGCTCGGACCGCGAGGTCGCCCAGCCGTGTCGGCACGGCGACCAGCTCTTCATTTGATGTGAGTGAGACTGACATGAAAATGATGTTAACCTGAGTCACATGAAAAGTCGAGAGGGGTCCCCGGGTGTTCCCGGCGAGTCCACGCGGACGTATCGGATGTCGGCGCGCGCCGAGTCCGCAGGGCGAACCGGCGAACGCATCCTCGACGCGATGCTCGCTCGGTTCGCCGGATCGCCCTACGAGCGCATCCGCCTCGACGACGTGGCCGCCGACGCGGAGGTGACGGTGCAGACCGTCATCCGGCGCTTCGGAGGCAAGTCCGGGCTCATGGTCGCGGTCGTCGAGCGAGAGCTCGCACGCATCGTCGAGGCACGCGAGGTCGCCGGGCAGGCGCCGCCGGCCTCGGTGCTCGCGGCACTCGTGCAGCACTACGAGCGTTCCGGAGCGCTGATCCTCAAGATGTACTCCGAGGTCTCGCTCGTGCCCGGGCTGCCCGAGATCGCAGCCAGGGGGCGCGCGTATCACGTCGACTGGTGCCGCCGGGTCTTCGCCGATCGGCTTCCGCGTGATGAGCAGCTGCGACAGCGCCGCCTGGCGCAGGTGGTGGCCGTCTGCGACGCGACGACGTGGCGCATCCTCCGCGAAGACGGGGCGCTCACCCCTCCAGAGGTCGAGCTCGCGCTCGCCGAGCTGTTGGACCCGGTGCTCGACCCGCTCGCCTAGGCGGTGAGCTCGACGACGGTGCCGTTCAGGTCGCGCGCGGCCGCGGCATCCGGGCTCCAGAGATCGACGACGGATGTCGCGAGCAGGCCCTCGAGGCCCTCGAGCGCTCGCACCCGGAACGTGACCGCTGCGGCCGGCGCCTCGGCTTTCGCGAAGCCCTGGGCGAGCGAGCGCATCCAGGACTCCGAAGCCGCCTTGACGGCCGTGTAGTTCGCGCCGCCCGCCGTGGGCGATGCGACCGTCGTCGACGAGACCATCGCGATGCGGCCGGCGGTCGACGCGACGAGGTCGTCGTAGAACGCACGGCTCACGTACCGGAGCGCCGTGAACGAGCGCGCGAGGAACTCGTAGTCCTCGTTCGTCTGACCGGCGATGCCGCCGCCGCCGCGCCAGCCGCCGACCAGGTGGATCACGCCGTCGACGTCGCCGACGCTCGCGTGCACGCGCATCGCGAGCTCGAGCACGTCGTCGCCGTCGGTGAGGTCGGCCACCTCGCCGACGACGCCCGGGACCTCGGCCTCGAGCGCGTCGATGC is a window from the Agromyces sp. CF514 genome containing:
- a CDS encoding alpha/beta fold hydrolase, translated to MSVSLTSNEELVAVPTRLGDLAVRASGPVDGRPTVCWSSMFVDSRTWDRVLPILRREAPDRRYLLIDPPGLGRNEPLHRRSSIVEAASAARDALDSLAVRGPVDWVGNAFGGHVGYELATQPGVLRSFVAISAPVEPIAPALRRKIHVLKPLLQAFGAVGPVRSAVIEAMLTDASASDPDILPVVLHSLARPTKAGMALALQSFILDRVDVSELLPRICVPSLYLASDDRGDWSPDDAERAASLTPGARATTITRARTLIPLEQPDAVARELLAFWKEV
- a CDS encoding TetR/AcrR family transcriptional regulator; this translates as MSARAESAGRTGERILDAMLARFAGSPYERIRLDDVAADAEVTVQTVIRRFGGKSGLMVAVVERELARIVEAREVAGQAPPASVLAALVQHYERSGALILKMYSEVSLVPGLPEIAARGRAYHVDWCRRVFADRLPRDEQLRQRRLAQVVAVCDATTWRILREDGALTPPEVELALAELLDPVLDPLA
- a CDS encoding SDR family NAD(P)-dependent oxidoreductase is translated as MTDQPSGVAGRTVLIAGATSASGRAVARALVAAGARVVAVGSDQGRIDALEAEVPGVVGEVADLTDGDDVLELAMRVHASVGDVDGVIHLVGGWRGGGGIAGQTNEDYEFLARSFTALRYVSRAFYDDLVASTAGRIAMVSSTTVASPTAGGANYTAVKAASESWMRSLAQGFAKAEAPAAAVTFRVRALEGLEGLLATSVVDLWSPDAAAARDLNGTVVELTA